In one Hymenobacter sp. DG25B genomic region, the following are encoded:
- a CDS encoding GAF domain-containing protein, producing MNDTQTETARITALKRYDILDTPADGTFDRMTALAAKVFNMPIVIISLVDTDRIWFKSHHGVDVQQIDRVPGLCASAILSDDLYIVEDARQDPRSLVNPLVAGELGLGFYAAAPLTTHDGHRLGTFCIIDQKPRYLTEAQKLMLQDMAAIVMDEIELRLAVRTAIGENAQRTAELRKFREITTS from the coding sequence ATGAACGATACTCAAACTGAAACCGCCCGCATTACCGCCCTCAAACGCTACGACATTCTGGACACCCCCGCCGACGGCACCTTCGACCGGATGACAGCCCTGGCCGCAAAGGTGTTCAACATGCCCATCGTCATCATCAGCCTCGTCGATACGGACCGCATCTGGTTTAAATCGCACCACGGCGTAGACGTGCAGCAGATAGACCGGGTACCCGGCTTATGCGCTTCCGCTATTCTCTCCGATGATCTTTATATCGTAGAGGATGCCCGCCAGGATCCTCGCTCTCTGGTAAACCCGCTGGTGGCCGGTGAGCTGGGCCTGGGTTTTTATGCCGCCGCCCCACTTACCACCCACGATGGCCACCGGCTGGGCACGTTCTGCATCATCGACCAAAAACCACGCTACCTGACCGAGGCCCAAAAGCTGATGCTGCAGGATATGGCCGCTATTGTGATGGATGAAATAGAGCTGCGCCTGGCCGTGCGCACGGCCATCGGCGAAAATGCCCAACGCACGGCCGAGCTCCGGAAATTCAGAGAAATCACGACTTCTTAA
- a CDS encoding 3-ketoacyl-ACP reductase has protein sequence MESLKGKVALVTGAGKGIGRAVALALAQEGVHVGLLARTESQLREVAKEIEALGVKTAVVTADVANREAVEAAVAQVKAQLGPIDILINNAGIGTFARLVDMPPAEWEHIVQVNLMGTYYATRAVLPDMIARETGDIINIASTAGQRGAATTSAYSASKFAILGLTESLMQEVRKQNIRVSALTPSTVATELAISNKLTDGNPEKVMQPEDLAEFMIAQLKLNRRIFIKEAGMWSTNP, from the coding sequence ATGGAATCACTTAAAGGGAAAGTAGCCCTGGTTACGGGCGCGGGCAAAGGCATTGGCCGGGCCGTGGCCCTGGCGCTGGCGCAGGAAGGCGTACACGTGGGCCTGCTGGCCCGCACCGAAAGCCAACTCAGAGAAGTAGCCAAGGAAATAGAGGCCCTGGGCGTGAAAACGGCCGTGGTAACCGCCGACGTAGCTAACCGCGAGGCCGTGGAAGCCGCAGTAGCGCAGGTGAAAGCCCAGCTGGGGCCCATTGATATTCTCATCAATAATGCCGGCATTGGCACGTTTGCCAGGCTGGTAGATATGCCGCCCGCCGAGTGGGAGCATATTGTGCAGGTAAACCTGATGGGCACCTACTACGCCACCCGCGCCGTGCTGCCGGATATGATAGCCCGCGAAACCGGCGACATCATTAATATAGCCTCCACGGCCGGGCAGCGCGGGGCAGCCACTACCAGCGCCTACAGTGCCTCCAAATTTGCCATTCTGGGCCTCACGGAGTCCCTGATGCAGGAAGTGCGCAAGCAGAACATCAGGGTATCGGCCCTCACGCCCAGCACCGTGGCTACGGAGCTGGCCATCAGCAACAAGCTTACCGATGGCAACCCTGAGAAAGTAATGCAGCCCGAAGACCTGGCTGAATTCATGATTGCCCAGCTAAAGCTCAACCGGCGCATCTTTATTAAAGAAGCCGGCATGTGGTCTACCAATCCGTAG
- a CDS encoding glyoxalase superfamily protein, producing the protein MPTLVPILRIFDYAKAMEFYVDWLGFAVDWTDQPTNAPAYVQVSLAGVALNLSEHHGDCSPGARIRVIEFAGLAEYHQQLLEKDYRYNRPGLRVPAWNARALEMEVIDPFGNRLTFTEVPG; encoded by the coding sequence ATGCCTACACTAGTTCCCATTCTGCGTATTTTCGATTACGCTAAAGCCATGGAATTCTACGTCGATTGGCTCGGCTTCGCAGTAGACTGGACCGATCAGCCGACCAATGCTCCGGCATATGTACAGGTGTCGTTAGCGGGCGTGGCGCTGAACCTCTCGGAGCACCACGGCGACTGTAGCCCCGGTGCCCGCATTCGGGTAATAGAATTTGCGGGGCTGGCGGAGTATCACCAACAGCTGCTGGAAAAAGACTACCGCTATAACCGCCCCGGCCTGCGCGTGCCCGCCTGGAATGCCCGGGCACTGGAAATGGAAGTCATAGACCCCTTCGGAAACCGGCTAACTTTTACGGAGGTGCCTGGTTAA
- a CDS encoding phosphoribosyltransferase, which produces MFLNRQDAAIQLAAQLTKYRGQDGIVLAIPRGGVPLGYIIAQRLGFPLEVALSKKIGHPSNPEYAIGSVTLDSAVVNENAAGVPMRYIEEETARLQAKLRENFRLFMGGHTPTNLKGKTVIVVDDGIATGHTMVSMVQAIRKSQPGKLVVAVPVAPPHAAHQLRPLVDEYVCLSQPEGFMAVGQFYVDFEQVSDEEVIALLHQNAASATNRGGIVL; this is translated from the coding sequence ATGTTCCTGAACCGCCAAGATGCTGCCATTCAGCTGGCTGCACAGCTCACCAAGTACCGCGGGCAGGATGGCATTGTGCTGGCTATTCCCCGCGGTGGTGTGCCCCTGGGCTATATTATTGCGCAACGGTTGGGCTTTCCGCTGGAGGTAGCGCTTTCCAAAAAAATAGGCCACCCCAGCAACCCGGAATACGCCATTGGCTCCGTTACCCTGGATAGCGCCGTCGTGAATGAAAATGCAGCCGGGGTGCCGATGCGCTATATTGAGGAAGAAACGGCCCGCCTCCAGGCTAAGCTGCGCGAGAATTTCCGGCTGTTTATGGGCGGCCATACACCCACCAATCTCAAAGGCAAAACAGTGATTGTGGTAGATGATGGCATTGCCACCGGGCACACCATGGTCAGCATGGTGCAGGCAATTCGCAAAAGTCAGCCCGGGAAGCTGGTGGTAGCCGTGCCGGTGGCGCCGCCGCATGCTGCCCACCAGCTCCGGCCGCTGGTAGATGAGTATGTCTGTCTGTCGCAGCCGGAGGGGTTTATGGCGGTAGGGCAGTTTTACGTCGATTTTGAACAGGTGAGCGACGAAGAAGTCATAGCACTATTACACCAAAATGCCGCCTCGGCAACCAACCGGGGCGGCATTGTGCTGTAG
- a CDS encoding malate:quinone oxidoreductase, whose protein sequence is MSTTDTSAPLTADIVLIGAGIMSATLGMMLKELRPELTIAIFERLDVAAAESSDAWNNAGTGHSAFCELNYTPEKADGSIDISKAIKIAEQFEQSKQFWAYLAEKYQVKELTRFINHIPHMSFVWGDKNVDFLRKRHAALVQSPLFQGMLYSENRDELMQWMPLIMEGRDPQQPVAATRMDLGTDVNFGSLTRGMFTLLQAKPGVSFFFHHEVEKLKQKEDGLWRIKAKNLASDAEVKIRAPFVFIGAGGGSLPLLIKSGIPEGAGFGGFPVSGQWLKCVNPEVIARHHAKVYGKASVGSPPMSVPHLDTRVINGKQELLFGPYAGFSTKFLKQGSYLDLPLSVKLSNMRPMIIAGLKNMSLTKYLIDQVRQSPEDRLEALQEYMPTAQGPDWELEIAGQRVQVIKKDAKEGGVLEFGTEVVAASDGSIAALLGASPGASTAVSIMINLTQRCFPQQAATPEWQAKMREMIPSFGQELNDNPQLVEELRAHTSAVLGLNQMPAAVQ, encoded by the coding sequence ATGAGTACTACAGACACCTCCGCACCGCTCACCGCCGATATTGTATTGATTGGGGCGGGCATTATGAGCGCTACTTTGGGCATGATGCTCAAGGAATTGCGCCCTGAGCTGACCATTGCCATTTTTGAGCGTCTGGATGTGGCCGCCGCCGAAAGCTCCGATGCCTGGAACAATGCCGGCACCGGCCACTCCGCCTTTTGCGAGCTGAACTACACCCCGGAGAAGGCCGATGGCAGCATTGATATATCCAAAGCCATAAAAATTGCCGAGCAGTTTGAGCAGTCCAAGCAATTCTGGGCCTACCTGGCCGAGAAATATCAGGTAAAAGAGCTCACCCGCTTTATCAACCACATTCCGCACATGAGCTTTGTGTGGGGCGATAAAAACGTGGATTTCCTGCGCAAGCGCCACGCAGCGCTGGTACAGTCGCCGCTATTTCAGGGCATGCTGTACTCGGAAAACCGCGACGAGCTGATGCAGTGGATGCCGCTGATTATGGAAGGCCGCGATCCGCAGCAGCCCGTAGCTGCCACCCGCATGGACCTGGGTACCGACGTAAACTTTGGCTCCCTCACGCGGGGCATGTTTACGCTGCTGCAGGCCAAGCCAGGCGTATCCTTCTTCTTCCACCACGAGGTGGAAAAGCTGAAGCAGAAGGAAGACGGCCTCTGGCGCATCAAAGCCAAGAACCTGGCTTCTGATGCCGAAGTGAAAATCAGGGCACCGTTTGTGTTTATTGGGGCCGGGGGCGGTTCCTTGCCGCTGCTTATCAAATCGGGCATTCCGGAAGGGGCAGGCTTTGGCGGTTTTCCGGTAAGCGGGCAGTGGCTGAAGTGCGTGAACCCCGAGGTAATAGCCCGCCACCACGCCAAAGTATATGGTAAAGCGTCCGTGGGCTCGCCGCCGATGTCGGTGCCGCACCTGGACACGCGCGTTATTAATGGCAAGCAGGAGCTGCTGTTTGGCCCCTATGCGGGCTTCAGCACCAAGTTCCTGAAGCAGGGCTCCTATCTGGATTTACCCCTTTCAGTGAAGCTCAGTAATATGCGGCCCATGATTATTGCGGGCCTCAAGAATATGTCGCTGACCAAGTACCTGATTGACCAGGTGCGTCAGTCGCCGGAAGACCGGCTGGAAGCGCTGCAGGAGTACATGCCCACCGCCCAGGGCCCCGACTGGGAGCTAGAAATAGCCGGCCAGCGCGTGCAGGTTATTAAGAAAGACGCGAAAGAAGGCGGTGTACTGGAATTCGGCACCGAAGTGGTAGCCGCCTCCGATGGCTCCATTGCGGCTTTGCTGGGTGCTTCGCCGGGGGCCTCTACGGCCGTCAGCATCATGATAAACCTTACGCAGCGGTGCTTTCCGCAACAGGCCGCCACGCCGGAATGGCAGGCTAAAATGCGCGAGATGATTCCTTCTTTCGGGCAGGAGCTGAACGACAACCCTCAGCTGGTAGAAGAGTTACGGGCGCATACCAGCGCCGTGCTGGGCCTGAACCAAATGCCTGCCGCGGTGCAGTAA
- a CDS encoding cold-shock protein — MSTGTVKFFNETKGFGFINDAATGQDVFVHVTGLIDEIRDNDKVEFEVEEGRKGLSAVKVRRA, encoded by the coding sequence ATGTCAACAGGAACCGTAAAATTCTTCAATGAAACCAAAGGCTTTGGTTTCATCAACGACGCCGCTACCGGCCAAGACGTATTTGTCCACGTAACGGGCCTCATCGACGAAATTCGTGACAACGATAAAGTTGAATTCGAAGTGGAAGAAGGCCGTAAAGGTCTGAGCGCTGTTAAAGTGCGTCGCGCTTAA
- a CDS encoding ion transporter: MDIRPREKAAKWQQNAFHVIFESDTTAGRTFDIILLLAIVLSVLAVMLESVASIAARYGGYLQAVEWFFTALFLVEYIMRLLVVRRPLSYALSWLGIIDFLAIAPTLVSLLVPGSRYLLVIRTLRLLRVFRIFKLGRFVGEGEFITAALKASRFKILVFLTAVFTLIIVVGTLMYVIEGGQNGFTSIPVSIYWAVVTVTTVGYGDISPVTVLGQTLASVLMIMGYAIIAVPTGIVSAHMALPAPAPAAFKQQRCPVCQADGHRPDAAYCWHCGEKL, translated from the coding sequence ATGGACATCCGCCCGCGCGAAAAAGCCGCTAAGTGGCAGCAAAACGCTTTCCACGTCATCTTTGAATCGGATACAACGGCTGGCCGAACTTTCGATATTATCCTGCTGCTGGCCATTGTGCTGAGTGTGCTGGCCGTGATGCTGGAAAGCGTAGCGAGCATTGCCGCCCGCTACGGAGGTTATCTGCAGGCCGTGGAGTGGTTTTTTACGGCGCTGTTTCTCGTAGAGTATATTATGCGGCTGTTGGTAGTGCGGCGGCCCCTCTCCTACGCCCTGAGCTGGCTGGGCATTATTGATTTTCTGGCCATTGCGCCCACGCTGGTATCCTTACTGGTGCCGGGCAGCCGCTATCTGCTGGTTATCCGCACGCTGCGGCTCCTGCGGGTATTCCGCATTTTTAAGCTGGGCCGCTTTGTGGGCGAGGGCGAATTTATCACGGCCGCCCTCAAGGCCAGCCGCTTCAAGATTCTGGTATTTCTGACGGCGGTATTTACCCTGATTATTGTGGTGGGCACCCTAATGTATGTGATTGAGGGCGGGCAGAATGGCTTCACCAGCATTCCTGTGAGCATTTACTGGGCCGTAGTAACCGTTACCACAGTAGGCTACGGAGATATTTCGCCCGTAACTGTGCTGGGCCAAACGCTGGCCTCGGTGCTCATGATTATGGGCTACGCCATTATAGCCGTGCCCACGGGTATCGTCTCGGCGCACATGGCCCTGCCAGCCCCGGCCCCGGCCGCTTTCAAGCAGCAACGGTGCCCTGTGTGCCAGGCCGACGGGCACCGCCCGGACGCTGCCTATTGCTGGCACTGCGGCGAGAAACTTTAA
- a CDS encoding phosphatase PAP2 family protein has translation MKLLATLFLCGSLQLAVSPSVIAQQAPSPYHTRFAVDAPITAGLGAVSGLGLYLISQKHGPSDEELAGLDRNALPRMDRFAAGKYSEDAILVSNILCYGSLAMAPGLLALNSDMRGRYGQVAGLYLESMSATAALFTMSAGTVYRNRPFLYGTEGPANKRKSRIATNSFFAGHTAHAATATFFAAKVFHDFHPDSPVEPFVWGAAAIIPAAVGYARIEAGKHFLTDNLVGYAVGATMGIVVPQLHKTAGRTGLSVMPIQGLNANGYSYGGLLLTQRL, from the coding sequence ATGAAGTTACTCGCTACGCTCTTCCTCTGCGGCTCCTTGCAGCTGGCGGTGAGTCCCTCCGTCATTGCCCAGCAGGCCCCGTCTCCGTATCATACCCGCTTTGCGGTAGATGCACCCATCACGGCAGGTCTGGGCGCGGTAAGTGGCCTGGGGCTCTATCTGATTTCCCAAAAGCATGGCCCCTCCGATGAGGAGCTGGCCGGCTTAGACAGGAACGCTTTGCCCCGAATGGACCGGTTTGCCGCCGGTAAATACAGCGAGGATGCTATCCTGGTAAGTAATATCCTGTGCTACGGCTCCTTAGCCATGGCGCCGGGCTTGCTGGCCCTAAACTCCGACATGCGGGGCCGTTACGGGCAGGTGGCGGGATTATATCTGGAATCAATGAGTGCCACGGCGGCGTTGTTTACCATGTCGGCCGGCACGGTATACCGCAACCGCCCGTTCCTGTACGGAACCGAGGGACCGGCCAATAAGCGCAAGAGCCGCATTGCCACCAATTCCTTTTTTGCCGGCCACACGGCCCATGCGGCCACCGCCACCTTTTTTGCCGCCAAAGTATTTCATGATTTCCACCCCGACTCCCCGGTCGAGCCATTTGTATGGGGTGCTGCGGCTATCATTCCCGCGGCGGTAGGCTACGCCCGTATCGAAGCCGGCAAGCACTTCCTGACGGATAATCTGGTGGGCTATGCCGTGGGGGCCACCATGGGCATTGTAGTGCCGCAGCTGCACAAAACTGCCGGCCGCACCGGCCTTTCTGTTATGCCTATTCAGGGGCTGAATGCGAATGGCTATTCCTACGGGGGCCTGCTACTAACCCAACGGCTATAA
- a CDS encoding dienelactone hydrolase family protein, which produces MTYDFHKLVEVPVNGPWLTGELILPTNARALVIFSHGSGSSRLSSRNNFVATVLHQRGIGTFLFDLLTKIEDTIYANRFDIPLLTQRLVAATEFLDTLPSAAGLPFGYFGASTGAASALGAAALLPNRISAVVSRGGRPDITGPGLAHVQAATLLIVGSLDAEVLALNEEALAVLPGTKRLAIIPSATHLFEEPGALNQVAELAADWFSTYLLAVPQLTN; this is translated from the coding sequence ATGACGTACGATTTTCATAAGCTGGTGGAAGTGCCGGTAAACGGGCCCTGGCTGACAGGGGAGCTGATTCTGCCAACCAATGCCCGGGCCCTGGTGATATTCTCTCATGGCAGTGGCAGCAGCCGGCTGAGCTCGCGCAATAACTTTGTGGCCACCGTATTGCACCAGCGCGGCATCGGCACCTTCCTCTTCGATTTGCTCACCAAAATTGAAGACACGATTTATGCTAACCGGTTTGATATTCCGCTGCTGACCCAACGGCTGGTAGCTGCTACCGAATTTCTGGATACGCTGCCATCGGCCGCTGGCCTGCCCTTTGGCTATTTTGGGGCCAGCACCGGCGCGGCTTCCGCGCTGGGCGCGGCGGCACTGCTGCCCAACCGCATCAGCGCGGTAGTCTCACGCGGCGGCCGCCCCGATATTACCGGCCCCGGCCTGGCCCATGTGCAGGCTGCCACCCTCCTCATTGTGGGCAGCCTGGATGCGGAGGTGCTGGCCCTGAATGAAGAAGCCCTGGCCGTGCTACCCGGTACCAAGCGGCTGGCCATTATTCCCAGCGCCACGCACCTGTTTGAGGAACCCGGCGCTCTGAACCAGGTGGCGGAGCTGGCCGCCGACTGGTTCAGCACCTACCTGCTCGCCGTGCCCCAACTCACCAATTAA
- a CDS encoding BLUF domain-containing protein produces the protein MHHIVYNSCAVGQQTTADLTFLLQQARTNNAQLGITGLLLYGNGSFVQVLEGEEAAVRHIYGVIQEDYRHTRVLTLSDGPIQRRTFQNWTMGFQPLSGENFERISGYINPYRSNFLDAHLPVIDEGMLELLKSFVEDESSQI, from the coding sequence ATGCACCACATTGTTTATAACAGTTGCGCCGTGGGGCAGCAAACCACCGCCGACCTCACCTTTCTGCTGCAGCAGGCCCGTACCAACAACGCCCAGCTGGGCATTACGGGGTTGCTGCTGTATGGCAATGGCAGCTTTGTGCAGGTGCTGGAAGGGGAGGAGGCCGCCGTGCGGCACATATACGGCGTTATTCAGGAGGACTACCGGCATACCCGCGTGCTCACGCTTTCCGACGGGCCTATTCAGAGGCGCACTTTCCAGAACTGGACCATGGGGTTTCAGCCGCTCTCAGGAGAAAACTTTGAGCGTATCTCCGGCTACATCAATCCCTACCGCTCCAATTTTCTGGACGCCCACCTGCCCGTGATTGATGAGGGCATGCTGGAGCTGCTCAAATCCTTTGTGGAGGATGAAAGTAGCCAGATATAA
- a CDS encoding 2'-5' RNA ligase family protein has product MQAAPDAPLILTLELDAAATTFFNQLRQQHFPPERNYLAAHLTLFHHLPGADLPHIISHLAAESARLQPIPLEVTGVRFLGQGVAYALESPVVDALHRRLQQHWQGSLTAQDMQRRRPHVTIQNKVVPATARALFEQLQSQFTPFEATGTGLRLWAYRGGPWELLHSFDFQADATAAH; this is encoded by the coding sequence ATGCAGGCCGCCCCGGATGCTCCCCTGATTCTTACGCTGGAGCTGGATGCCGCTGCTACCACCTTTTTCAACCAGCTTCGCCAGCAGCATTTCCCGCCCGAGCGGAATTACCTTGCCGCTCACCTCACCCTGTTCCACCATTTGCCGGGCGCCGACCTGCCTCACATTATCAGCCATCTGGCTGCAGAAAGTGCCAGGCTACAGCCCATTCCACTAGAGGTAACCGGGGTGCGGTTTCTGGGGCAGGGCGTGGCGTATGCACTGGAAAGTCCGGTGGTTGATGCCCTGCACCGCCGCCTGCAGCAGCATTGGCAAGGCTCCCTCACGGCGCAGGATATGCAGCGGCGCCGCCCGCACGTTACCATTCAGAATAAAGTGGTACCCGCCACCGCCCGCGCCCTGTTTGAGCAGCTGCAAAGTCAGTTTACTCCTTTTGAAGCCACCGGCACCGGGCTGCGTTTGTGGGCCTACCGGGGCGGGCCCTGGGAACTGCTACATTCTTTTGATTTTCAAGCAGATGCTACTGCAGCCCATTGA
- the ctlX gene encoding citrulline utilization hydrolase CtlX, with protein MQSARTVFLVRPTRFAFNPETAASNYFQQTMAGLSAGEIQEKAFAEFDAMVAALRAHGMQVLVFEDTAEPHKPDAVFPNNWLTLHPDGRVLLYPMCAPNRRLERRPDILEALGQQFAIQEIIDFSAHEQEGRFLEGTGSIIFDHVHRRAYACLSPRTHAGLLQEVCARLGYQPVAFHAYDAQQQEIYHTNVMMCIGARFAVVCLESIADIQERASVVDSLTETGHEVVPISLAQVASFAGNMLTLQPAAGPELLAMSQRAFDALLPAQRQALSQYCQLLPLPIPTIETIGGGSARCMLAEVYLPALPAPVA; from the coding sequence ATGCAGTCTGCCCGCACCGTTTTCCTTGTTCGGCCCACCCGTTTTGCCTTCAACCCGGAAACGGCCGCCTCCAACTACTTCCAGCAGACCATGGCGGGCCTGAGTGCCGGGGAAATACAGGAAAAGGCCTTTGCTGAGTTCGATGCTATGGTGGCCGCCTTGCGCGCCCACGGCATGCAGGTACTGGTGTTTGAGGATACCGCCGAGCCGCACAAGCCCGATGCCGTATTTCCCAACAACTGGCTTACCCTGCACCCCGATGGCCGCGTGCTACTCTACCCCATGTGCGCCCCCAACCGCCGCCTGGAGCGCCGCCCCGATATCCTGGAAGCCTTAGGCCAGCAGTTTGCCATCCAGGAAATTATCGACTTCTCAGCCCACGAGCAGGAGGGCCGTTTCCTGGAAGGTACCGGCAGCATCATTTTCGACCATGTGCACCGCCGGGCCTACGCCTGCCTCTCGCCCCGCACCCATGCCGGCTTGCTGCAGGAAGTATGCGCCCGCCTGGGGTACCAGCCGGTGGCCTTTCATGCCTATGATGCGCAGCAGCAGGAAATCTACCACACCAACGTAATGATGTGCATTGGCGCCAGGTTTGCCGTGGTGTGTCTGGAAAGTATTGCCGATATCCAGGAGCGCGCGTCAGTCGTTGATTCTCTTACCGAAACCGGCCATGAAGTGGTGCCTATTTCGCTGGCGCAGGTAGCCAGCTTTGCCGGCAACATGCTTACGCTGCAGCCGGCGGCCGGCCCGGAGCTGCTGGCTATGTCGCAGCGGGCTTTTGATGCGCTCCTGCCCGCCCAGCGGCAGGCCCTGAGCCAGTATTGCCAGCTGCTGCCGCTACCCATTCCTACCATTGAAACCATAGGGGGCGGCAGTGCCCGGTGCATGCTGGCCGAAGTATATCTGCCCGCTTTGCCGGCTCCTGTAGCCTAG